In Agromyces archimandritae, one genomic interval encodes:
- a CDS encoding ABC transporter substrate-binding protein produces MSQHRTARRLAGLGGAAGATALLLALTACSTPGAGAADTPGVTDDTVTVGTHHPLTGPAAAGYSTISAATKAYFDYVNDQGGINGRTIEYLVKDDGYNPANTQTVVRELVQEDEVFAILNGLGTPTHSAVLDYLDQNAVPDLFVASGSTSWNDPETYPMTFAFNVDYVVEGAVLAQYAADEHPGAKVCVLGQDDDFGEEFLEGVELALGVGGVAEVQEYSVSNQDVSAQIGAMQAAGCEINMLATVNGFSALAIGTAAKLGWFPMWFSSSSGGDYPTLAGFLGEAAPQLLQGFVSANYLPFGPDGEWVELFRQINDDYNGGADFDGNTVYGMSVGYLFAEALAAAGDDPTREALVAALESGDLAGNGILPLGFSKTSHAAWNGAGITIVDAGVQDFVDAAYEVEGGEVSAVDPAPVPLENAGVPAA; encoded by the coding sequence ATGTCACAGCACCGCACCGCCCGGCGCCTCGCCGGGCTCGGAGGGGCAGCCGGGGCGACCGCCCTGCTCCTCGCCCTCACCGCCTGCAGCACGCCCGGCGCCGGCGCCGCCGACACCCCCGGCGTCACCGACGACACCGTCACCGTCGGCACCCACCACCCGCTCACGGGCCCGGCCGCCGCCGGATACTCGACGATCTCGGCCGCGACGAAGGCGTACTTCGACTACGTCAACGACCAGGGCGGCATCAACGGCCGCACCATCGAATACCTCGTGAAGGACGACGGCTACAACCCCGCGAACACCCAGACCGTGGTGCGCGAGCTCGTGCAGGAGGACGAGGTGTTCGCGATCCTGAACGGGCTCGGCACGCCGACGCACTCCGCCGTGCTCGACTACCTCGACCAGAACGCCGTGCCCGACCTCTTCGTCGCCTCGGGGTCGACGAGCTGGAACGACCCCGAGACGTACCCGATGACGTTCGCGTTCAACGTCGACTACGTCGTCGAGGGGGCCGTGCTCGCGCAGTACGCCGCCGACGAGCACCCGGGTGCGAAGGTGTGCGTGCTCGGGCAGGACGACGACTTCGGCGAGGAGTTCCTCGAGGGCGTCGAGCTCGCGCTCGGGGTCGGCGGCGTCGCCGAAGTGCAGGAGTACTCGGTATCGAACCAGGACGTGAGCGCGCAGATCGGCGCCATGCAGGCCGCCGGCTGCGAGATCAACATGCTCGCCACGGTGAACGGCTTCTCGGCGCTCGCGATCGGCACCGCCGCGAAGCTCGGCTGGTTCCCGATGTGGTTCTCGTCGTCGTCCGGCGGCGACTATCCGACGCTCGCCGGCTTCCTCGGCGAGGCCGCACCGCAACTGCTGCAGGGCTTCGTCAGCGCGAACTACCTGCCGTTCGGCCCCGACGGCGAATGGGTGGAACTGTTCCGGCAGATCAACGACGACTACAACGGCGGCGCCGACTTCGACGGCAACACCGTCTACGGCATGAGCGTCGGCTACCTCTTCGCCGAAGCCCTCGCCGCCGCCGGCGACGACCCGACCCGCGAGGCCCTCGTCGCCGCCCTCGAATCCGGCGATCTCGCCGGCAACGGCATCCTGCCGCTCGGTTTCTCGAAGACCTCGCACGCCGCCTGGAACGGCGCGGGCATCACGATCGTGGATGCCGGCGTGCAGGACTTCGTCGACGCCGCCTACGAGGTGGAGGGCGGCGAGGTCTCCGCGGTGGATCCGGCGCCGGTGCCGCTCGAGAACGCGGGCGTGCCCGCCGCCTGA
- a CDS encoding branched-chain amino acid ABC transporter permease: MSEHDTRVDAGAATSGADAATATPAVDAGSAVRPERRPRASTRRLLLTAAGLTVLAIAGTFLLDPYRNYQLALIAAYFCATAGLTLLIGLTGQLSLGHAALMAAGGYGYAITTNAATEAGIEGAARFGLGMLGAVAVSAALGLALGLAAARLRGPYLAGVTLVLVIALPAFAAVFAPVLGGDQGVRIAFDGVPEALRALIAVEQWQAWVAILVAAVCATALALVRHGRLGLRMRAGHGDETAARLAGVATGRVKVAAFAWSAVTAGAGGAVLCFVTQAVSPGAYTLAFSLLLVVAVVVGGLGSLGGAASGSAIIVLLPWAVGALTAALDLPADLGQRLNGNLAVLVFGAILIVVVAWRPAGLAGVARRAVDALARRRRPRSAAVPAGGPRPAASAPEPEASTEPEASTAPEASAPRTTEPTHIER, translated from the coding sequence ATGAGCGAGCACGACACGAGAGTGGATGCCGGGGCGGCGACCTCGGGTGCGGATGCCGCCACGGCGACGCCCGCGGTGGATGCCGGTTCCGCGGTCCGCCCGGAGCGGCGCCCCAGGGCATCCACTCGCCGACTGCTGCTGACCGCCGCGGGCCTCACCGTGCTCGCGATCGCGGGCACCTTCCTCCTCGACCCGTACCGCAACTACCAACTCGCGCTGATCGCCGCGTACTTCTGCGCGACGGCCGGGCTGACCCTGCTCATCGGCCTCACGGGGCAGCTCTCGCTGGGGCACGCCGCGCTGATGGCCGCCGGCGGCTACGGCTATGCGATCACGACGAACGCCGCGACGGAGGCCGGCATCGAGGGCGCCGCCCGGTTCGGGCTCGGGATGCTCGGGGCCGTCGCCGTGTCGGCGGCGCTCGGGCTCGCGCTCGGCCTGGCCGCGGCCCGGTTGCGCGGGCCATACCTGGCCGGCGTCACGCTCGTGCTCGTGATCGCGCTGCCCGCGTTCGCGGCGGTGTTCGCACCGGTGCTCGGCGGCGACCAGGGTGTGCGGATCGCCTTCGACGGCGTTCCCGAAGCCCTGCGGGCGCTCATCGCGGTCGAGCAGTGGCAGGCGTGGGTCGCGATCCTCGTCGCGGCGGTGTGCGCGACCGCGCTCGCGCTCGTCAGGCACGGCCGGCTCGGGCTGCGGATGCGCGCCGGCCACGGCGACGAGACCGCCGCACGCCTCGCGGGCGTCGCGACCGGGCGGGTGAAGGTCGCCGCGTTCGCGTGGAGCGCCGTGACCGCCGGTGCCGGCGGCGCCGTGCTGTGCTTCGTCACGCAGGCGGTCAGCCCCGGGGCGTACACGCTCGCGTTCTCGCTGCTGCTCGTCGTCGCGGTCGTCGTCGGCGGCCTCGGCAGCCTCGGCGGCGCCGCGTCCGGCTCGGCGATCATCGTGCTGCTGCCGTGGGCGGTCGGGGCCCTCACCGCCGCCCTCGATCTGCCCGCCGACCTCGGGCAGCGCCTGAACGGAAACCTCGCCGTGCTCGTGTTCGGCGCGATCCTCATCGTCGTCGTCGCGTGGCGGCCCGCAGGGCTCGCGGGCGTCGCACGGCGCGCAGTGGATGCCCTGGCGCGCCGCCGCCGACCGCGCAGTGCCGCGGTGCCCGCCGGCGGGCCGCGACCGGCGGCATCCGCACCCGAACCCGAAGCATCCACCGAGCCCGAAGCATCCACCGCTCCCGAAGCATCCGCACCCCGCACCACCGAACCCACCCACATCGAGAGGTGA
- a CDS encoding branched-chain amino acid ABC transporter permease translates to MDRLLFLLATGLARGAVFALFALSLVLIWRAARIVNFAQGAMAVVACYVAFAATALSGSYWVGLAAAIAAGALTGFAVERGVMRFAPASAPLAGVIMAIGLVMVIQSALGIAFGPQARPMPAPFDTRPIVVGGVPVLSPYDLFVLLVALGVMAGLLVLFTRTSLGLQLRASALAPEVSRLLGVRVGRMLTIGWMLAAAVAGLAALLLVPTELGLTPHSADLLFVYAFTVAVVGGLDSPAGALIGGLVVGVVMTVVTGTLGATVAPIAVLVQLVTVLLVRPGGVFSAREVRAA, encoded by the coding sequence ATGGACCGACTCCTCTTCCTCCTCGCCACCGGCCTCGCCCGCGGCGCCGTGTTCGCGCTGTTCGCGCTGTCGCTCGTGCTGATCTGGCGGGCGGCGCGCATCGTGAACTTCGCACAGGGTGCGATGGCGGTCGTCGCCTGTTACGTCGCGTTCGCGGCGACGGCGCTCAGCGGTTCGTACTGGGTGGGCCTGGCGGCCGCGATCGCCGCCGGAGCGCTCACGGGGTTCGCGGTCGAGCGGGGCGTGATGCGGTTCGCCCCGGCATCCGCACCCCTGGCCGGCGTCATCATGGCGATCGGGCTGGTGATGGTGATCCAGTCGGCCCTCGGCATCGCGTTCGGCCCGCAGGCGCGGCCGATGCCGGCGCCGTTCGACACGCGGCCGATCGTGGTCGGCGGGGTGCCGGTGCTGAGCCCGTACGACCTGTTCGTGCTGCTCGTCGCGCTCGGGGTGATGGCGGGGCTGCTGGTGCTGTTCACGCGCACCTCGCTCGGTCTGCAGTTGCGGGCGTCGGCGCTGGCGCCCGAGGTGTCGCGCCTGCTCGGGGTGCGGGTGGGGCGCATGCTCACCATCGGGTGGATGCTCGCGGCCGCCGTCGCCGGCCTCGCGGCCCTGCTGCTCGTGCCCACGGAGCTCGGGCTGACCCCGCATTCGGCGGATCTGCTGTTCGTGTACGCGTTCACGGTCGCCGTGGTCGGCGGGCTCGATTCGCCGGCCGGCGCGCTCATCGGCGGCCTCGTCGTGGGGGTGGTGATGACGGTCGTGACCGGAACGCTCGGCGCGACCGTCGCGCCCATCGCGGTGCTGGTGCAGCTCGTGACGGTGCTGCTCGTGCGGCCCGGCGGCGTGTTCTCGGCGCGGGAGGTGCGGGCGGCATGA